A window of the Dictyostelium discoideum AX4 chromosome 4 chromosome, whole genome shotgun sequence genome harbors these coding sequences:
- a CDS encoding cyclin-like F-box containing protein — protein MIFNKPSLRNHLPKRLTFKKLIKKEKYVNTNPKYNRDNNCIQDIKVTNEDRLSRKILNSLVFHDVLEHLMVKMKFEQLLELSLVSKTTFNLIRSQLSFNFQHYKFNIGSFVGVRNYISDTLEKEMDDPNIYQCKLLPFREMEYIAMEFDSDQHKTEIYNDSHGYVFRQTKKFKKLFSSTCTNLKKVHILMNICAHFITAQEIDFERKSVSDQFKSSTSVEIKKKARMELIRDYSHNGFFTYETLIFNLNMTSIPVSDEQEFYEHRTYKQQPFEQPLPAFKFSFKLINKYQPRVLIIRYIPPASSSPPEEELDVQYPISVFNLINFENIFNFPSIEIVKFFDVPISKSFIRKLFTQKTCKIKKLFLTGSEVSHSIISEISLALVENKTMLKQLCLNTNSPRKIFLFQANSLQQSLLYHKFAYKDERETLDIIPNDFFENLKILTHFHSLTCMDLSSLTFNLTKLLPLKQILSLEKLKYHFRSNYDVSLLNILLEYCRDQNNEIIQLKCIFDDIKSVGDYFKAFIQFFYNYTLPDNYPPWYFTINIKIIDKSFQKKEYFIDYLELKYKLLNSSENKQINVIIK, from the coding sequence atgatttttaataaaccaagTTTAAGAAATCATTTACCAAAACGtttaacatttaaaaaattaataaaaaaagaaaaatatgtTAATACCAATCCAAAATATAATAGAGACAATAATTGTATTCAAGATATAAAGGTTACCAATGAAGATAGATTATCaagaaaaatattaaatagttTAGTATTTCATGATGTTTTGGAACATTTAATGGTAAAGATGAAATTTGAACAACTTTTAGAGCTATCATTAGTATCGAAAACAACATTCAATCTTATTAGGTCTCAACTGTCATTCAATTTTCAacattataaattcaatattgGATCATTCGTTGGTGTTAGAAATTACATATCGGATacattagaaaaagaaatggaTGATCCAAACATATATCAATGTAAACTTTTACCATTCAGAGAAATGGAATATATTGCAATGGAATTTGATTCAGATCAACATAAAACCGAAATTTACAATGACTCACATGGTTATGTGTTTAGACAaacaaagaaatttaaaaaactctTTAGCTCAACTTGTACAAATCTAAAGAAAGTTCATATTTTAATGAATATTTGTGCACATTTTATAACGGCTCAAGAAATAGATTTTGAAAGAAAATCAGTATCCGATCAATTTAAAAGTTCAACATcagttgaaattaaaaagaaggCAAGAATGGAATTAATTAGAGATTACTCTCATAACGGATTCTTTACCTATGAaacattaatatttaatttaaacatGACATCAATTCCAGTTTCAGATGAACAAGAATTTTATGAACATAGAACATATAAACAACAACCATTTGAACAACCTTTACCtgcttttaaattttcatttaaattaattaataaatatcaaCCGAGAGTACTTATAATTAGATATATTCCACcagcatcatcatcaccacctgAAGAAGAATTGGATGTACAATATCCAATAtcagtttttaatttaataaattttgaaaatatttttaatttcccaTCAATTGAAATCGTCAAATTCTTTGATGTgccaatttcaaaatcatttataaGGAAACTTTTCACACAAAAAAcatgtaaaattaaaaaattatttttaacaggTTCTGAAGTTTCCCATTCGATTATTAGTGAAATCTCATTGGCTTTGgttgaaaataaaacaatgtTGAAACAACTTTGTTTAAATACAAATTCCCCAAGAAAGATTTTTCTATTTCAAGCAAATTCTTTACAACAAAGTTTATTATATCATAAATTTGCATATAAAGATGAAAGAGAAACTTTAGATATAATTCCAaatgatttctttgaaaatttaaaaattttaactcattttcattctttaaCTTGTATGGATTTATCAAGTcttacttttaatttaactAAACTTTTAcctttaaaacaaattttatcactagagaaattaaaatatcattttcgTTCAAATTATGATGTCTctcttttaaatattctatTAGAATATTGTAGAGatcaaaataatgaaatcattcaattaaaatgTATTTTCGATGATATAAAATCAGTTGGTGATTACTTTAAAGCATTCATTCAAttcttttataattatactCTACCAGATAATTATCCACCTTGGTActttactattaatattaaaattattgataaatctttccaaaaaaaagaatattttattgattatttagaattaaaatataaattattaaattcttctgaaaataaacaaattaatgttataataaaataa
- the hcpB gene encoding HP1-like protein (Similar to CHRomatin Organization MOdifier) translates to MGKRDKKIIIEEPEELEEAEDVFEVEKILDKRVQHGRIQYNVRWIGFSSDYDTWEDEDNVAGCPELVKEFESSRQQEKKKSKKRKHTIINDDPTAVEISSSSSPPTTKPSSSTTAAAPASSSASVTTKTATATVTTDTYFSNNTTSTHQKTNHSVEVEENIKNEYIKFGVPYIEGVGFENGHCVEEVIGCKPFGQDNTLFFFVKWRDQEKLSWVPNEILKHKEPLQLIEFYESRLKFGYSGQPS, encoded by the coding sequence atgggaaaaagagataaaaaaataataatagaagaACCAGAAGAACTAGAGGAAGCAGAAGATGTTTTTGaagttgaaaaaattttagataaaAGAGTTCAGCATGGAAGGATTCAATATAATGTAAGATGGATAGGATTTTCATCAGATTATGATACATGGgaagatgaagataatgTTGCAGGTTGTCCAGAACTagttaaagaatttgaaagtTCAAGacaacaagaaaaaaaaaaaagtaaaaaaagaaaacataCTATAATTAACGACGATCCAACTGCAGTAgaaatatcatcatcatcatcaccaccaaccACCAAaccttcatcatcaacaacagcagcagcaccagcatcatcatcagcatcagtaacaacaaaaacagcaacagcaacagtaACAACAGATACatatttttctaataatactACATCAACACaccaaaaaacaaatcattCAGTTGAGGTtgaagaaaatataaaaaatgaatatataaaatttggtGTACCTTATATTGAAGGTGTTGGTTTTGAAAATGGTCATTGTGTTGAGGAGGTTATAGGTTGTAAACCCTTTGGTCAAGATAATACACTATTTTTCTTTGTTAAATGGAGAGACCAAGAAAAATTATCTTGGGTACCAAATGAAATCCTTAAACATAAAGAACCATTACAattaattgagttttatgAAAGTAGACTTAAATTTGGTTATAGTGGTCAGCcaagttaa
- the fscB gene encoding G-protein-coupled receptor family protein (Similar to GPCR), whose translation MVINKLILLILLFFCKISYVFTQKLPDGFCPSPLIYKNSTDRISDINRGYQFIGETNCVQPCPSLVYSESDWKNFFDASLYGGAISIFCSLFLLITYSPLVNNKHNRHTISIMFLFSGIFIMLASNGRVFWNNNEGYFDRICPEKGRFARQSDRYCLAMGIFYQFGCLTGMMWWTTLSVDVWMTIKKIKISNRQIFYYACIVNFLAIFLTFIPIARDQYGASNFGIGCWILGLWDQVFGFWAPLGICLTIGCIFITLIMYEIYKATGQIKKKLLLKYYKPLVLIILMFFEFFYMFIFITYIIDHRNKYNDEVAEYIVCILINSGNPNYDEICKIKRSIPPAAQFLFFLFSRLMGFEGVIFYGLTNQTKRIWLRSFWFNNRISLKFRSSFNISSSTNSSTNTFEKQTPSHLVDPIDQFDNIEISNNQNIELSQIENK comes from the exons atggttataaataaattaatattattaattttattatttttttgtaaaatttcaTATGTTTTTACACAAAAATTACCAGATGGATTTTGTCCATCAcctttaatttataaaaattcaacTGACAGAATTAGTGATATCAATAGAGGTTATCAATTTATTGGAGAAACAAATTGTGTACAACCTTGTCCATCTTTGGTTTATTCAGAATCTGATtggaaaaatttttttgatgcTAGTTTATATGGTGGAGCAATTTCCATATTttgttcattatttttattaataaccTATAGTCCattagtaaataataaacataatAGACATACTATTTCaattatgtttttattttctggAATTTTTATAATGTTGGCATCAAATGGAAGAGTTTTTTGGAATAATAATGAAGGATATTTTGATAGAATTTGCCCTGAAAAAGGTAGATTTGCAAGACAATCTGATAGATATTGTTTAGCTATGGgaatattttatcaatttggTTGTTTAACTGGAATGAT gtgGTGGACAACATTATCTGTTGATGTATGGATgacaattaaaaagattaaaatttcaaatcgtcaaatattttattatgcttgtattgttaattttttagcGATTTTCTTAACATTTATACCAATTGCAAGAGATCAATATGGTGCTTCAAATTTTGGAATTGGTTGTTGGATTTTAGGTTTGTGGGATCAAGTTTTTGGATTTTGGGCACCATTAGGTATTTGTTTAACAATTGGTTGTATATTTATTACTCTTATAATGtatgaaatttataaagCAACAGgtcaaattaaaaagaaattattattaaaatattataaaccactcgttttgataattttaatgttttttgaatttttttatatgtttatTTTCATAACATATATTATTGATCatagaaataaatataatgatgAAGTTGCTGAATATATAGTTtgtatattaataaattctgGAAATCCAAATTATGatgaaatttgtaaaattaaaagatcaatTCCTCCTGCAGCtcaatttttattctttttattttctagATTAATGGGTTTTGAAGGTGTAATTTTCTATGGATTAACTAATCAAACTAAAAGAATATGGTTAAGATCATTTTGGtttaataatagaatttcattaaaatttagatcttcttttaatatttcttcAAGTACAAATAGTAGTACAAATACATTTGAAAAACAAACTCCATCACATTTAGTTGACCCAATTGAtcaatttgataatattgaaatttcaaataatcaaaatatagAATTATCTCAAATcgaaaacaaataa
- the sodC gene encoding superoxide dismutase encodes MRLLSVLVFLISVISIAKADYQYAFCKFNELSIGGVEGIAHLLSTDGTTLNITFDFTTSYAQNTQFAAQILTYGYNPSSMTNLGSVFDPTNVKTAGCPSGTPRAGDIGNIQANGGNVEAQTISLNIPNIKDDANSIIGRSIAIYGGSYDCSDPSKSVIGDMISFCTIGVGNIDYSSFDKSKLTGVNTASSYSNLENAIGLAVVYNTTITKGDYIEGRVLFKALNSSFIQVSAKVSGLSYQAHGFHVHQFGDVSSDNGTSIGGHFLKTGQEHSLPPSGTRHYGDFGNFCAFSQDMMDTGYYYYETDHVTAALVIGRGMAVHNFTDKGNSDVGGSRCGQGVIALIQDADYSLNLPMDWKWDVICANGSYYGDMSTSMNSESYNDNEPGSSSTVIPFFALIIFSIIFALL; translated from the exons atgagaCTTTTATCTGTATTAGTATTTTTGATTTCAGTTATTTCCATTGCAAAAGCCGATTACCAATATGCTTTTTGTAAATTCaatgaattatcaattggtggTGTTGAAGGTATTGCTCATCTTTTAAGTACTGAT ggaacAACATTAAATATTACATTTGATTTTACAACATCATATGCACAAAATACACAATTTGCTGCACAAATTTTAACATATGGTTATAATCCATCATCAATGACCAATTTAGGAAGTGTATTTGATCCAACCAATGTAAAGACAGCAGGATGTCCAAGTGGAACACCACGTGCAGGTGATATTGGTAATATTCAAGCAAATGGTGGTAATGTTGAAGCACaaacaatttcattaaacATTCCAAATATTAAAGATGATGCCAATTCAATTATTGGTCGTTCAATTGCAATCTATGGTGGTAGTTATGATTGTTCAGATCCAAGTAAATCAGTAATTGGTGATATGATTAGTTTTTGTACTATTGGTGTTGGTAATATCGATTattcatcatttgataaatctaaATTAACAGGTGTCAACACTGCATCATCCTATTCAAATTTAGAGAATGCAATTGGTTTAGCAGTAGTTTACAATACTACCATCACCAAAGGTGATTACATTGAAGGTAGAGTTTTATTCAAAGCACTCAATTCTTCATTCATTCAAGTATCTGCTAAAGTTTCCGGTTTATCTTATCAAGCTCATGGTTTCCATGTTCATCAATTTGGTGATGTTTCATCGGATAATGGTACTTCAATTGGTGGTCATTTCTTAAAGACTGGTCAAGAACATTCTCTCCCACCATCTGGAACTAGACATTATGgtgattttggtaatttcTGTGCTTTCTCTCAAGATATGATGGATACtggttactattattatgaGACTGATCATGTCACTGCCGCTTTAGTCATTGGTAGAGGTATGGCCGTTCATAACTTTACTGATAAAGGTAATAGTGATGTTGGTGGTTCTCGTTGTGGTCAAGGTGTCATTGCTTTAATTCAAGATGCTGATTACAGTTTAAATCTTCCAATGGATTGGAAATGGGATGTCATTTGTGCAAATGGTTCATACTATGGTGATATGTCAACAAGTATGAACAGTGAAAGTTATAACGACAATGAACCAGGTTCATCATCAACTGTTATTCCATTCTTTgctttaattattttctcAATTATCTTTGCTTtgctttaa
- the rad54 gene encoding CHR group protein has product MKRSLAPSAIYENKKLKYDLPDIVETTPDDSDKGKRGRKKAPIPTVNHLEKYSIKKKVELKDEDNKSDDGSVSSGSSNGDKIREETKKGKNQRMNPDSDPYYFLIKYKNTTKNDEEDGLGILILYYDQAIVQSIEGRQIGKTGLTRSNDDDDDGKGQYQKVMIKKKEVYFQEDFAMAIGNKWIKIILSVGEEEFKNGSIFLKTDSIIKKKKEEKKEKKAPILAAAHRPKGFQVPVKGLEKAVRLSKPLHNPLAPNSLVLFTPVDITGENRIHCVVDPILSQKLRPHQREGVQFMFDCLLGFRGGFKGNGCILADDMGLGKSIQAITILWTLLKQGPKGESTAKKAVIVAPCTLVGNWGQELKKWLGDGVNTVAIGESTKTGRAKLTELEFGKADVLIISYDQLRIYCEDICKITSIGLVICDEGHRLKNAEIKTTKAVSMIPTARRVILSGTPIQNDLTEFYAMVNFVNPGVLKNVATFKNVYDAPIVASRNPDASDEEKEIGRQRSLELSRLTSQFILRRTAFVNTQYLPPKVEYVIFCKLTPLQLSIYKHLIKEAKDSAFASTTGALPLITTLKKLSNCAELVYTPDKETDVGTSILKLFPKEWNPKVFQPQYSSKLLFVDRLLANIRNSKSGDKTVIISNYTQTLEVLATMCKTRGYAYFQLDGSTANAKRQQLVNLYNDPARPEFVFLLSSKAGGVGLNLIGGNHLVLFDADWNPANDAQSMARVWREGQKKIVSIYRTFTTGTIEEKIFQRQLTKQALSTSITEGDSDNSPSFDSKDLKDIFTLREDTLCDTHDMLSCKCAPTVGGKIPKHKRDTMSISELNSWHHFHQMEKIKDQKVASACQDIATFVFVNDKGPVDKNKSKEKTSNTTTTTTTTTSTSTSKSEKSSPPPSSSKHKKKIIEESSDEDDDTPDEASSDESYNSDSD; this is encoded by the exons atgaAAAGAAGTTTAGCACCAAGTGcaatttatgaaaataaaaaattaaaatacgATTTACCAGATATAGTTGAAACAACTCCAGATGATAGTGATAAAGGTAAAAGAGGTAGAAAGAAAGCACCTATACCAACAGTTAATCATTTAGAGAAATAttcaataaagaaaaaggttgaattaaaagatgaagataataaaagTGATGATGGTAGTgttagtagtggtagtagcaatggtgataaaattagagaagaaacaaaaaaaggtaaaaatcaaagaatgaACCCAGATTCTGACCcatattactttttaattaaatataaaaatacaacaaaaaatgatgaagaagatggtttag gtattttaatattatattatgaTCAAGCAATTgttcaatcaattgaagGTAGACAAATTGGTAAAACTGGTTTAACAAGaagtaatgatgatgatgatgatggcaAAGGTCAATATCAAAAAGTAATGATTAAAAAGAAGGAAGTTTATTTTCAAGAGGATTTTGCAATGGCAATTGGTAATAAATGGATAAAGATTATTTTATCAGTTGGTGAAGAAGAGTTTAAGAATGGTTCAATCTTTTTGAAGACAGATAgtattataaaaaagaaaaaagaggaaaaaaaagaaaaaaaggcACCAATTCTAGCAGCAGCTCATAGACCAAAAGGATTTCAAGTACCAGTGAAGGGATTGGAGAAAGCAGTACGTCTTTCCAAACCATTACATAACCCATTGGCACCCAATTCATTGGTATTGTTTACACCAGTCGATATCACTGGTGAGAATAGAATTCATTGTGTTGTAGATCCTATATTATCACAAAAACTTAGACCACATCAAAGGGAGGGTGTTCAATTCATGTTTGATTGTTTGTTGGGATTTAGAGGTGGTTTCAAAGGTAATGGTTGTATTTTAGCCGATGATATGGGTTTGGGTAAATCAATTCAAGCGATCACTATCCTTTGGACACTCTTAAAACAAGGTCCTAAGGGTGAATCGACTGCAAAGAAGGCTGTAATCGTTGCACCATGTACTTTGGTTGGTAATTGGGGTCAGGAATTAAAGAAATGGTTAGGTGATGGTGTAAATACGGTTGCAATTGGTGAGAGTACAAAAACAGGTCGTGCCAAATTGACAGAGTTGGAATTTGGTAAAGCAGATGTACTCATCATTTCCTATGATCAACTTCGTATCTATTGCGAGGATATTTGTAAGATTACATCGATTGGTTTGGTAATTTGTGATGAAGGTCATCGTTTGAAAAATGCAGAAATTAAAACCACCAAAGCAGTATCGATGATACCAACAGCTCGTCGTGTTATTCTCTCTGGTACACCAATTCAAAATGATTTAACCGAATTTTATGCAATGGTTAATTTCGTTAATCCTGGTGTATTGAAAAATGTTGCAACctttaaaaatgtttatgATGCTCCAATTGTTGCCTCGAGAAATCCAGATGCTTCCGATGAAGAGAAGGAGATTGGTCGTCAACGTTCTTTAGAGTTGAGTAGATTAACTAGTCAATTCATTTTACGTAGAACTGCATTTGTAAATACTCAATATCTTCCACCAAAGGTAGAATACGTTATCTTTTGTAAACTTACACCTCTTCAACTTTCAATCTATAAACATCTCATTAAAGAAGCAAAAGATTCTGCATTTGCATCGACAACTGGTGCCTTACCATTAATTACCACATTGAAAAAGTTATCAAATTGTGCAGAGTTGGTTTACACACCCGATAAAGAGACAGATGTTGGTACCTCCATATTAAAGTTATTCCCAAAGGAATGGAATCCAAAAGTTTTCCAACCACAATACTCTAGTAAGTTATTGTTTGTAGATCGTTTACTTGCAAATATTAGAAACTCAAAATCTGGTGATAAAACTGTaatcatttcaaattataCTCAAACCTTGGAAGTATTGGCAACAATGTGTAAAACTCGTGGTTACGCATACTTTCAATTGGATGGTTCGACAGCCAATGCTAAACGTCAACAATTGGTCAATCTTTATAATGACCCAGCCAGACCAGAGTTTGTATTTCTTCTTAGTTCAAAAGCAGGTGGTGTTGGTTTGAATCTTATTGGTGGTAATCATTTGGTTTTATTCGATGCAGATTGGAATCCAGCAAATGATGCCCAATCTATGGCTCGTGTTTGGAGAGAaggtcaaaaaaaaatcgtaTCCATTTATCGTACCTTTACAACTGGTACCATTGAAGAGAAAATCTTTCAAAGACAATTAACCAAACAAGCACTTTCAACAAGTATCACTGAAGGGGATTCTGATAATTCACCATCTTTTGACTCAAAggatttaaaagatatttttacaCTTCGTGAAGATACACTTTGTGATACTCATGATATGTTAAGTTGTAAATGTGCACCTACTGTTGGTGGTAAAATCCCAAAACATAAAAGAGATACCATGTCTATTAGTGAACTTAATTCATGGCATCATTTCCATCAAatggaaaaaattaaagatcaAAAAGTTGCTTCAGCATGTCAAGATATTGCAAcatttgtttttgtaaatGATAAAGGTCCAGTtgataaaaacaaatcaaaagaaaaaacttcaaatactactacaactactacaactaccacttcaacttcaacttcTAAATCTGAaaaatcatcaccaccaccatcttcatcaaaacataagaaaaaaattattgaagaatcaagtgatgaagatgatgatacaCCAGATGAAGCTTCAAGTGATGAAAGTTATAATTCTGATAGTGattag
- a CDS encoding PEK family protein kinase, with translation MWKFTSSATKRIGNSLSSNNNNGSLLFSLNFNGSNNNNNNESSKPITAANTQNNSTTKSIDNNNNNTNNSNSNNNNNDNIKNNNKFNRASHRSNITLVAINNKDISQMTNLLADSGISVSKISNKKISLASKINTLNKLNSSLLHLNSINNSLTNSNNNNDNNNLIDNNNNDNYNNDSISSSSSSSSLSESSQTLSSASSSASSSSSSTLSSSSSVSSKSLNNNNNNNNSRFNNEFNDVRVLGKGGFGIVFQCCNIFDQMEYAVKRIKVNQKIPTKELMEVRAMARLNHPNIVRYYGSWIEEEIITNNSIDHYGENDNNLFENIDSFPSSSYSSVSAAASSSSLVSNSSNSYSNNKATYISNSSSSSSSSSSCSYSIGNGNLSISECTNDDNNNYNQLKQKKFSLYIQMELCKYSTLRNLINEINNIKSITSIQSTSSIANPIGTNILISLDIKQCREITRQILVALKYIHSQGFVHRDITPDNVFVCQSPFGIKIGDFGLATTIESLTVDSNNNNNNNINNNNNNNKKVGGLGTYLYSSNEQEQGDNYNQKTDLYSVGVIFFEMLSQFKTTMERSTTLSKLKKSLSVLKTNPNLKQKYPNDTDFIDHLIQSFATRPFSNQISTDYDNFPPKNFLIN, from the coding sequence atgtgGAAGTTTACCTCGAGTGCAACCAAAAGAATTGGAAATTCACTTTcgagtaataataataatggaagtCTTTTGTTcagtttaaattttaatggttcaaataataataataataatgaaagttCAAAACCAATCACTGCTGCCAATACACAAAACAATAgcacaacaaaatcaatagataataataataataatactaacaatagcaatagcaataataataataatgataatattaaaaataataacaaatttaATAGAGCATCACATAGAAGTAACATTACTTTAGTGGCTATTAACAATAAGGATATTAGTCAAATGACCAATTTATTAGCAGATTCTGGTATATCTGTTTCaaaaattagtaataaaaagattTCACTAGCTTCAAAAATCAatacattaaataaattaaattcaagtTTACTTCACttaaatagtattaataatagtttaactaatagtaataataataatgataataataatcttattgataataataataatgataattataacaatgattcaatatcttcttcatcatcttcttcatcattatcagagTCATCACAAACTTTATCAtcagcatcatcatcagcatcatcatcgtcatcatcaacattatcgtcatcatcgtcaGTATCatcaaaatctttaaataacaataataataataataatagtagatttaataatgaatttaatgatgtAAGAGTACTTGGTAAAGGTGGGTTTGGTATTGTTTTTCAATGTTGTAATATATTTGACCAAATGGAATATGCAGTAAAAAGAATCAaagtaaatcaaaaaattccAACAAAAGAATTAATGGAAGTTAGAGCAATGGCAAGATTAAATCATCCTAATATCGTAAGATATTATGGTTCTTGGATTGAAGAAGAAATTATAACAAATAACTCAATTGATCATTAtggtgaaaatgataataacttATTTGAGAATATTGATTCATTTCCATCATCTTCTTATTCATCAGTATCAGCAGcagcatcatcatcatcattagtttcaaattcatcaaataGTTATTCAAATAACAAAGCAACATATATTTCAaactcatcatcatcatcatcatcatcatcatcatgtAGTTATAGTATAGGTAATGGAAATTTATCAATAAGTGAATGcacaaatgatgataataataattataatcaattaaaacaaaagaaattttcattatatatACAAATGGAATTATGTAAATATAGTACATtaagaaatttaataaatgaaattaataatattaaatcaataacaTCAATTCAATCAACATCATCCATTGCAAATCCAATTGGAACCAATATATTGATATCATTGGATATTAAACAATGTAGAGAGATAACTAGACAAATCTTAGTTGCATTGAAATATATTCATTCACAAGGTTTCGTTCATCGTGATATTACACCTGATAATGTATTTGTTTGTCAATCACCATTTGgtattaaaattggtgatttCGGTTTAGCAACTACGATTGAATCATTAACAGTAGatagtaacaataacaataacaataacattaacaataacaataataacaataaaaaggTGGGTGGATTAGGCACTTATTTATATAGTAGTAATGAACAAGAACAAGGtgataattataatcaaaaaacTGATTTATATAGTGTTGGTGTGATTTTCTTTGAAATGTTATCACAATTTAAAACAACTATGGAACGTTCAACaactttatcaaaattaaagaaatctttatcagttttaaaaacaaatccaaatttaaaacaaaaatatccAAATGATACTGATTTCATTgatcatttaattcaatcattTGCTACAAGACCATTCTCTAATCAAATTTCAACTGATTATGATAATTTTCCacccaaaaattttttaattaattaa